A genomic window from Melanotaenia boesemani isolate fMelBoe1 chromosome 15, fMelBoe1.pri, whole genome shotgun sequence includes:
- the LOC121653904 gene encoding uncharacterized protein LOC121653904 — MANEIQDLRDLVDQLRAENEGLQGRAAASTSNADAGAAGPVNINPKDPSPVERLLYIPGKRKCPPFRGTSGIPVEDWVEEMRATLRTRQLNSVDQAYFIYDHLEGEAKDEIRYRPRAEREDPEKILCILQDMYGCSRSYVSLQQSFFSRRQQEGESLHEFSHALWCLMEKVERCAPRQMPDAPILLRDQFVEHVMDPSLRRELKRFVRQSPGCTLFEVRAEAIRWEREGRPEEPRVRSHSVPSFSAVHYTSDRTPSKMPNREITELRQLLEKQQEQLNKLTQGLLALQGAPRPPSRPTRPGLVICRRCQKPGHYARDCDNERVIPQSRVPPLTAAVSGMQEAGNFAPPDVRSRALGGEDTGLQADILQAANSLVAPCPKQAPTSWQHPLQLCHQAESHASPPRRGMARVRACRCCPD; from the exons ATGGCAAACGAAATACAAGACCTTAGAGACTTGGTTGATCAACTCCGTGCTGAGAATGAGGGGCTGCAAGGCAGAGCTGCAGCCAGCACTTCCAATGCAGACGCTGGTGCAGCTGGCCCTGTGAATATTAACCCGAAGGATCCTTCACCTGTCGAAAGGTTGCTCTATATCCCTGGGAAGAGGAAATGCCCTCCCTTTAGAGGGACCTCTGGGATCCCTGTTGAGGATTGGGTAGAGGAGATGAGAGCAACGCTAAGGACCAGACAATTGAATTCAGTGGACcaagcttattttatttatgatcaTTTAGAGGGAGAGGCaaaagatgagataagataCAGACCCAGAGCAGAGAGGGAAGACCCGGAGAAAAttctgtgtattttgcaagATATGTATGGGTGCTCTAGGTCATACGTTTCTCTGcaacagtcatttttttctaggAGACAGCAGGAGGGAGAATCATTGCATGAGTTTTCACATGCACTATGGTGTTTGATGGAAAAGGTAGAACGTTGTGCCCCGAGGCAAATGCCAGATGCCCCCATTCTTCTACGTGACCAATTTGTTGAGCATGTCATGGATCCTTCCCTTCGCAGGGAGTTAAAGAGGTTTGTGAGGCAGTCTCCAGGTTGCACTTTGTTCGAGGTTAGAGCAGAAGCCATTCGTTGGGAGCGGGAAGGCAGACCAGAGGAGCCACGTGTTAGAAGTCACTCAGTTCCTTCGTTTAGTGCTGTGCATTACACGTCCGATAGAACACCTAGCAAAATGCCCAACCGGGAGATTACAGAGCTACGGCAGCTACTAGAGAAACAGCAGGAGCAGCTTAACAAACTGACTCAGGGGTTACTAGCATTACAAGGGGCTCCTCGGCCACCATCTAGGCCTACACGCCCAGGCTTGGTTATATGTCGCCGCTGTCAAAAACCAGGTCATTATGCCCGGGACTGCGATAATGAACGTGTCATTCCCCAGTCTAGGGTCCCACCATTAACAGCTGCAGTGTCGGGGATGCAAGAGGCGGGAAACTTCGCCCCCCCAGATGTGAGGAGCCGAGCATTAGGTGGGGAGGATACCGGCTTACAGGCCGACATACTGCAAGCAGCCAACAGCCTTGTGGCGCCATGTCCGAAG CAGGCACCCACCTCATGGCAGCACCCCTTACAGCTCTGCCATCAGGCTGAGTCTCATGCCTCACCACCCAGAAGGGGCATGGCTCGAGTGAGAG CCTGCAGGTGCTGCCCTGATTGA